In the Malania oleifera isolate guangnan ecotype guangnan chromosome 1, ASM2987363v1, whole genome shotgun sequence genome, one interval contains:
- the LOC131153405 gene encoding receptor-like protein 53 has protein sequence MGRICFWAFSLFLLVSVAQLFFPAVDSKTYWEDIEALKELKNGLDRGSVSPGSCLSSWNFTVDPCDNLFGERFTCGFRCDVVVSGTSRVTELSLDQAGYAGNLTSAALNLPYLETLDLSGNYFAGSIPDSLPNLTRLRRLGLSTNSFSGEIPASIGSLSNLEELALDSNGFQGTIPASLNGLTRLKRLQLQANKLSGEFPDLSSLKNLFLLDASDNAISGKLPANFPPSVVQISMRNNNLSGLIPEKSIEHLGSLQVMDLSNNILTGAVPSVLFTHPSLQQLTLSFNRFSSVQEPGKTAAGKSGLIAVDISNNELRGLLPAFLGLMPKLTAVSLEKNKFTGMVPIGYALKAVFPGAGVSPLGRLLLGGNYLFGPIPSPLKQLKAEQATVTLDDNCLYSCPLTFFFCQGAEQKPLRVCRKFGPVIPRSL, from the coding sequence ATGGGTAGAATCTGTTTTTGGGCATTTTCTCTGTTCCTCTTAGTTTCGGTTGCTCAGCTGTTCTTTCCGGCGGTGGACTCCAAGACGTATTGGGAAGACATCGAAGCTTTGAAGGAGCTCAAGAACGGGCTCGACCGTGGCTCTGTGAGTCCCGGGTCCTGTCTGAGCTCCTGGAACTTCACCGTCGATCCTTGCGATAATCTCTTCGGCGAGCGATTCACCTGCGGCTTCAGGTGCGACGTCGTCGTCTCCGGCACCAGCCGGGTTACCGAGCTCAGCCTCGACCAGGCGGGTTACGCCGGCAATCTCACCTCCGCCGCCTTGAACCTCCCTTATTTAGAGACTCTCGACCTCTCCGGCAACTATTTCGCGGGCTCCATACCCGACTCGCTGCCCAACCTCACTCGCCTCCGGCGACTGGGTCTGTCTACTAACTCGTTTTCTGGCGAGATACCCGCCTCGATCGGCTCTCTGTCTAATCTCGAGGAGCTCGCCCTCGACAGCAATGGCTTCCAAGGCACGATTCCAGCGAGCCTCAACGGTCTGACGCGCCTGAAAAGGCTACAACTCCAAGCGAACAAGCTCTCCGGCGAATTCCCCGACCTGAGCTCTCTAAAGAATCTCTTCTTGTTAGACGCCAGCGACAATGCCATCTCCGGAAAACTCCCGGCGAATTTCCCGCCGTCTGTGGTCCAAATCTCAATGAGAAACAACAACTTGTCGGGACTCATCCCCGAAAAGAGCATCGAACATTTGGGTTCTCTACAAGTAATGGATCTAAGCAACAACATTCTCACCGGCGCCGTCCCGTCCGTTCTGTTCACGCACCCGTCACTTCAGCAGCTCACTCTATCCTTCAACCGGTTCTCCTCCGTACAAGAGCCCGGCAAAACCGCTGCCGGTAAAAGCGGGCTTATCGCAGTAGATATAAGCAACAACGAGCTCCGGGGACTCCTGCCGGCGTTCTTGGGGTTAATGCCGAAACTCACCGCAGTGTCTCTGGAGAAGAACAAGTTCACGGGTATGGTTCCGATTGGATACGCCCTGAAGGCGGTATTTCCGGGCGCAGGAGTGTCGCCGTTGGGACGACTGTTGCTCGGCGGAAACTACCTGTTCGGGCCGATTCCGAGCCCGTTAAAGCAGCTGAAGGCGGAGCAGGCGACGGTGACGTTGGATGACAACTGCTTGTACAGCTGTCCGTTAACGTTCTTCTTTTGTCAGGGGGCTGAGCAGAAGCCGTTGAGGGTTTGTAGGAAGTTTGGTCCAGTGATCCCTCGAAGCTTgtga